AAATACTTTGGTAGAAGTAACCTCTTCTTTATTTAAAGTTTCTTGTCTTTCAAAATCTGCTTTTAAATATTCATTATTTGCCAATGCTTCTAAATAGGCTCTTTGAAACTCTATAAACTCAGGGTTTTCAACGGATGCAATAATTTGTCCTTTTTTTAATCTAGTTCCTGAAAGCATCGTTGTTTGCTTTAAAAAGCCGCCATAAGGCACTGTTACCGAAATGTTATTTTGAGGCGGCACATCTATGACCCCGTTTACAGTAATTTCATGACCAATTTTACGTTTTTTAACTTTTCCAATACTAATTTCTGTTTGTGCTAATTGTGCTTCTGTTAATTCAACGATATTTTCATTTTTGGTTTTATGAGTACCTTCAACCTCATTCGTTGGTTTCTCTTTACATCCTATTGCTAAAACTAGTACTATAGATAGCATTATTTTATATATTATGTTTTTCATATTCTTAGTTATTTGATGTCAGTTTTTCAATGGTAATTAAGGTTTGATTATATTGATTGATATAATCTAAATATTTAAGTTGTATAGCTAAAGCTCTATTAAGTCCTTGTACATATTCTACATATTCAATTTCTCCTTCCTGAAAACCACGTTGTGAACTTTTTAATAATAATTCGGCTTGGGGCAAAGCGTTAAGGCTGTAAAACTCTAAATTTTCTTTATCTTTTTTTAAGGATTCAAAAGCGGTTTGTAACTGTGATTGGGTGTGGTTTGTAACGGCTTCTAATTGGGATTCAATTTCCATTTTATGAATTTTTGCCGTTTTAATTTTTGATGTATGCGCCTTAAAAAAAATGGGGATACTTAAACCCAATTGTACACCTGTAAAACGGTCTCCTGAATCAAATACAGTTGACGTACCATTGACTGTTTCGCCATTACCTATAAAGGATTGATTAAAATAACCCAAAGTAATATGGGGAAGCATTTTTGATGATTCCACCGAACGCTCTTTTTCAGCTACGTCTATTTTTGATTTATAAAAGGATACCAAAGGGTTTTTAGTAACAGATACAGTATCTATTAGCTGCTCTGATAGGAATGTTGGTGTTACTTTTAAATCACCAACATTAATATCAACCAAACTGTCTGAATTTAACAGATTTTGTAGCCTAAATTGATAGGTTTTTATAGTAGACATATTGTTTTGCTTTGCCATTTCAATATCAGCTAATTCTGCATGGGCGGTCGCTTTTTCCAAAGCATTGCTTTCTCCTGTTTTGAAGCGCAGGCTTGCTGCAAGCTGAAATTTTTTGTAAATACTATCTTGTTGCTCTAAAACGCTTTGTTTGCTTTTAAGATACCAGAGTTCATAATAAACCGATTTTATTTGTGCAACCAACTCATTTTCAACAACTTCTTGATTACGTATACTTGATGCTATTTTTGCTTTTGAAAGCTTATTCTGATTGACGTATAACGTAGGAAATGCAAAGGTTTGATTCACACTAAATCGGGTATCATTATCAATAGCACTATTGGTTTGACCATATTCTAAACTAAACTCTGTTTTTGGTACATTGAAACTTGCACCTTTCATAGCGCGTTCTTGGTCTGTTTGTAATTTGGATATTTCAATGTTTGGATTATTCTTTAATGCCACATTTATAACAGCGTCCAAATTGTTGTATACCTTTATTTTTGGATTTATTTGTGCCTTCATTGAATATACACTTCCAGACAAGATTACACACAGTATTAACCCGGTTTTATTTAACTTCATTTTTAATTTTTTTTCTGAATAATAATAAAGAATTGGCAAGACTATAAGAGTTAAAAAAGTGGCGGTCACTAAGCCGCCAATTACTACCGTAGCCAAAGGGCGTTGTACTTCGGCTCCTGAAGTCTGAGAAAGTGCCATCGGCAAAAACCCTAGAGAAGCCACTGTTGCCGTCATTATCACCGGCCTTAAGCGTGTTTTGGTACCTTGATAAATACGTTCAAAAACATCTGAAACTCCATCTTTTTTAAGACGGTTAAATTCCGCAATTAATACAATTCCATTTAAAACTGCTACTCCAAAAAGCGCAATAAACCCTACCCCTGCTGAAATACTAAATGGTAAATTGCGAAGCCAAAGTGCAAAAACGCCACCAATAGCAGATAACGGAATGGCTGTAAAAATCAAAACACCTTGTTTTATAGACCCAAAAGTAAAATACAGTAAGATAAAAATAAGCAACAATGCCATAGGAACTACAATAGATAAACGCTGTTTTGCTTCAACCAGATTTTCAAATTGACCTCCATAACTAATACTATAACCAGGAGCTAAATTTACTTGGGTATTAATTTTATTCCTTATTTCTTCAACCACACTTTCCACATCTCGATTACGTACATTAAATGCTGTAATAATGCGCCTTTGAGTGTTATCACGCTGTATTTGATAAGGCCCATCAATAATGGAAACTGTTGCAACCTGTTGCAGTGGTATTTGTTGACCATGCTTTCCATTAATGTAGAGATTTTGAACATCGGCAAGACTTGTTCTGTGATCGCCTTCCAAACGCACAACTAAATCAAATTGCTTTTCACCTTCATATACCAATCCTGCCGATGCTCCTGCAAAGGCTGCTTGAATGGTATTATTAACCGATTGTATGTCTAAACCGTATTTGGCTAATTGTGCTCTATGATAATCAATAACAATTTGAGGTACACCAGTCACTTCTTCTATATAAACATCTACAGCACCATCCACGGT
The genomic region above belongs to Mariniflexile litorale and contains:
- a CDS encoding CusA/CzcA family heavy metal efflux RND transporter, which codes for MLNKIIRYSITHKLVIGLLTLALIITGVYSLRQLPVDAVPDITNNQVQVITSSPTLAAQEVERLITFPIEITMATIPQIDEIRSFSRFGLSVVTIVFEENVDVYWARQQVNERLAEAQSEIPKGIGKPGIAPLTTGLGEIYQYVVTTKPGYEDRYDAVQLRSIQDWIIKRQLLGTKGVADVSSFGGYLKQYEIAVRPERLNAMNISISEIFKALETNNQNTGGAYIEKNDKALFIRSEGLVGSIEDIENILVKSTEDGIPILISDVAKVQTGTAIRYGATTRNGEGEVVSAIVMMLKGANSAQVITDVKAKIEIISKTLPEGVVIEPFLDRTKLVDNAIGTVTTNLVEGALIVIFILLLLLGNWRAGLITASVIPLALLFAFSMMHVFGVSANLMSLGAIDFGLIVDGAVIIVEATLFHLAALQLNRKLTQNEMDEEVYQSASKIRTSAAFGEIIILIVYLPILVLVGTEGKMFGPMAQTVSFAILGAFILSLTYIPMMSSLVLSKRTAHKKNISDKIMNFFYRIYEPILKRAMKTRALVVSVTIILFIIAFMVFTQLGGEFIPTLEEGDFAVETRVITGSSLSNTIKATTKAEKILLDNFPEVEQVVAKIGSGEIPTDPMPVEAADLMIILKDKSEWVSASSREALANKMAKALEVIPGVTFGFQQPIQMRFNELMTGVRQDVAVKIYGEDLEQLSTYANQIGKIATTVDGAVDVYIEEVTGVPQIVIDYHRAQLAKYGLDIQSVNNTIQAAFAGASAGLVYEGEKQFDLVVRLEGDHRTSLADVQNLYINGKHGQQIPLQQVATVSIIDGPYQIQRDNTQRRIITAFNVRNRDVESVVEEIRNKINTQVNLAPGYSISYGGQFENLVEAKQRLSIVVPMALLLIFILLYFTFGSIKQGVLIFTAIPLSAIGGVFALWLRNLPFSISAGVGFIALFGVAVLNGIVLIAEFNRLKKDGVSDVFERIYQGTKTRLRPVIMTATVASLGFLPMALSQTSGAEVQRPLATVVIGGLVTATFLTLIVLPILYYYSEKKLKMKLNKTGLILCVILSGSVYSMKAQINPKIKVYNNLDAVINVALKNNPNIEISKLQTDQERAMKGASFNVPKTEFSLEYGQTNSAIDNDTRFSVNQTFAFPTLYVNQNKLSKAKIASSIRNQEVVENELVAQIKSVYYELWYLKSKQSVLEQQDSIYKKFQLAASLRFKTGESNALEKATAHAELADIEMAKQNNMSTIKTYQFRLQNLLNSDSLVDINVGDLKVTPTFLSEQLIDTVSVTKNPLVSFYKSKIDVAEKERSVESSKMLPHITLGYFNQSFIGNGETVNGTSTVFDSGDRFTGVQLGLSIPIFFKAHTSKIKTAKIHKMEIESQLEAVTNHTQSQLQTAFESLKKDKENLEFYSLNALPQAELLLKSSQRGFQEGEIEYVEYVQGLNRALAIQLKYLDYINQYNQTLITIEKLTSNN